The genome window ACCGGGAGCGTCTGGCGGAAGAGTTGGAAATGCTCCGTTCGCGGGACGCGTAAGATCGTCACGTTCTGAACCGGGAGCGAAGCTACGTCTAGCCGCCTTCGCCAAGGCTACGGCGACCCAAGACCAGGCTCTTCCCTACCTCGCATCCTCCTGGGTTCGGTGCTCTTCGGCATCTGCGCGGCGACGGCCGGTGCTCGAGCCTTCGGCCTGCAGGGAGTCCGGATCGGTCCCATCGTTCCCGAATTGAGCCTCGGGTGGGTGGTCGCGCCGGCCGTTCTCGCCCCTTTCTTCTGGCGTGTCGCCCGGCCGCGGCGCGCCGTCATTCTGGGAATTACGCTGGCACTGACGGCACTCGCCCTCTCCCTTCCCGTTTGGCTCGGCGTCGTTGCCCGCGAAACGCCTCAAAAAGCGGTTTCGGTCTACGACCTTTCCCGTCCCGATGCGGGCCCGGTTCGACGGACGGGTCTCGACTCCTTGCGCGTCGTCGACCGAGCGAATTTGCACCGTATCGCGGGCCGGCGCGGTCGAGTCGCGCTCGACATCACGGGCTACTTGATGGTGCCGGAATCCGGCTCTTACCGCTTCGAGGCACGGTGTGACGACGGTTGCTCGCTCCAGATCGACGGCCGGATCGTTCTCGATGGGACGGGCTCGGCCGAGCTGGATCTGGAAGCCGCGCTCCACCGATTCCGCCTGCGCTACGAACAGCGGCGCGGACCGGCGGTTCTCGAGCTTCAATGGGATCGTCCGGGCACGGTCGAGCTATTGCCGATCGACCACTACGTCAGCGACGACTTGAGTCTCCTCACAGCCACGGCGCTTCGGGAACGAAAGCTAACGAGCCTCCTCGAGATCCTCTCGTCGGCGCTTCTCTGGCCCGGTGTCTTCTGCCTGCTCCTGGGGGCCGGTCACCGGGCAGTTCGTCGCGCCCTGGACGCAGGCAAGGTATTGATGAAGCCGGCGGCTCGGGACATCGGAATCGCGCTGCAGTCGACGGGTTTGCTCGAAAGTGCCGAGCCGAACCTTCCGAAAACCGAAACGCGAGCCACCACGAAGGCAGTTCTTCTCACAGCCATACTCAACGTGCCATTCGTCCTGTTTCACCCCGACCGAGCCCTGGTCGAGCTGGGACTTCTGCGCTCGCTCGCTGTCAACCTCGTCTTGTTCCTGGCTCCAGGCTTGCCCGTCGCGGTGGCTTTCTTCGGTCGCCGGGCGAACGGACTCTGGCTTCCCTGGGGACTCACGTTCTCCCTGAGCCTCTTCGTCGCGATCGTCTCACTCTTTTTCCTTGCCGGTGTCCCCTTGACCAGCGGCACGGCCTGGAACGCCACGTGGATCCTGACCAACGTCGGCCTGGTCGCGGTCACTCTGTCGCGCCGTCTCGGTTCCTGGAGCCCGAGGTTCGACCGGCGAACATGGACGCTTGCCGGCTCCTCGTTTCTGGGTTCTTACCTGCTCTTCTTTTTCGGTGCCGAGCGAGTGGTTCCACCCCAATCCGACCACGACTTCGAGGTCCAGGGCACGGGATACGGGCTACTGACGAGGCTCGAGCCTTTTCTTCTCACCGACCGAGAAACATTCTACTACTTCGCCCACCCGCTCCTTCTTCATATCTACGTTGCCGGATCGTTCCTGTACTTCGACGAGATGGACCATCTCGCTTATTACGATGCGGCGTCACGTCGCGCCCTCGCCGCGGAGCGTGGGGAGCCCTTCGAGCCTCCGGCGACGCTCGGCGATCGCCGGATCGTGGAGGTGCTGGACTCAGACTACGTCGTCGATCCGCCGCTTACGAATGGGCGCGATCGCATCCCGGTGACGTCTCTGGAAATGAGAATGATTTACCAGCACTACGCGGACGCTCCACACACACTCGCGACGCGCTCGCCGAACGTGTTCCTGGCAGCCGTCACCGTGTCGCTTCTGGTCCTGTGGGTGAGTCGCATCGCACCGACCTGGGTGGCCCTGCTCGCTGGAATGGCCTATGCGACGAGTCCCGAAGTCACCGTCCGGTCGAGCTACGGAGGATACTTCGCCATCTCCAATTTCTTGGTGCTCTTGACTCTCCTTTCCCTCGAAAAGTTCATTCGCCGCCCCGAGCGGTACTCATACGCGACGTGTTTCCTCACGGCATGCCTGGCGGCCCTGGCCAATCACAAGCTGATCCTGTTGCCGATGGCTGTCGGCCTGTGGCAAGTCGTCCGCACCCCCAAGCTCTGGCGAAGTAACGTCCTTCGGGCTTCACTCAACCCCGTCGTCCTCGGCTTCGGCTTCGGCACGGCCGTTTACTGGGCGTATGGCATGGCGATCGATTTCGATGCGTTCTGGCTCGAGCACGTCAGGACGCACCTAATGGATCGACTGGTTCACCATAACCCACTCGGATACACGGGCTACCCCGGCCCGGTCGCGCTCTGGATCGAGCTCTGGAAGCACACGGCGTACCTCTTGCTGCCCATAGGAATCTTGGCGCTGGTTCTGGGAACGTGGGAGGCCATCGAGCGAGGCGAGACCGATTCTCTCATGGGCCTCTTTCTGTTCTGGACCGTGATTACCGCGGCCGTATTCACGTCGGTGGACTGGAGGATGACCAAGCACCTGATGCCTCTCATGCTTCCCTTGCATCTAGCCCCCATCCTCTGGGCCGGAAGCCGCATTGGCCG of Vicinamibacteria bacterium contains these proteins:
- a CDS encoding PA14 domain-containing protein yields the protein MLFGICAATAGARAFGLQGVRIGPIVPELSLGWVVAPAVLAPFFWRVARPRRAVILGITLALTALALSLPVWLGVVARETPQKAVSVYDLSRPDAGPVRRTGLDSLRVVDRANLHRIAGRRGRVALDITGYLMVPESGSYRFEARCDDGCSLQIDGRIVLDGTGSAELDLEAALHRFRLRYEQRRGPAVLELQWDRPGTVELLPIDHYVSDDLSLLTATALRERKLTSLLEILSSALLWPGVFCLLLGAGHRAVRRALDAGKVLMKPAARDIGIALQSTGLLESAEPNLPKTETRATTKAVLLTAILNVPFVLFHPDRALVELGLLRSLAVNLVLFLAPGLPVAVAFFGRRANGLWLPWGLTFSLSLFVAIVSLFFLAGVPLTSGTAWNATWILTNVGLVAVTLSRRLGSWSPRFDRRTWTLAGSSFLGSYLLFFFGAERVVPPQSDHDFEVQGTGYGLLTRLEPFLLTDRETFYYFAHPLLLHIYVAGSFLYFDEMDHLAYYDAASRRALAAERGEPFEPPATLGDRRIVEVLDSDYVVDPPLTNGRDRIPVTSLEMRMIYQHYADAPHTLATRSPNVFLAAVTVSLLVLWVSRIAPTWVALLAGMAYATSPEVTVRSSYGGYFAISNFLVLLTLLSLEKFIRRPERYSYATCFLTACLAALANHKLILLPMAVGLWQVVRTPKLWRSNVLRASLNPVVLGFGFGTAVYWAYGMAIDFDAFWLEHVRTHLMDRLVHHNPLGYTGYPGPVALWIELWKHTAYLLLPIGILALVLGTWEAIERGETDSLMGLFLFWTVITAAVFTSVDWRMTKHLMPLMLPLHLAPILWAGSRIGRLRLVGLLFSVIVVWNWTAFHGLIVDFHAFRVTPEW